The following proteins come from a genomic window of Theileria equi strain WA chromosome 2 map unlocalized gcontig_1105316255037, whole genome shotgun sequence:
- a CDS encoding hypothetical protein (encoded by transcript BEWA_042920A) — protein sequence MEDVENPILDQISLFSLKAEHTHEFTTSGIPILLKKLETYEEYLEVRPILEGVSRCYTVHPREYVEKMLSTPLFYPFIIQLNTKSNDTFDSSLNGTNDQKHKKIVAYFEIHVIPHLGRLFDSRLERVIVDPEYRNLGIFSELLNFTVRFCTSVLKCNRIDLTSENPIAIRMYEKIGFEKVDSNVYRKYL from the coding sequence ATGGAGGATGTTGAAAATCCTATACTTGATCAGATTTCGTTATTTTCGCTAAAGGCAGAACATACACATGAGTTCACCACGAGTGGTATCCCAATACTGCTGAAAAAGCTAGAGACATACGAAGAATATTTGGAAGTTAGACCAATACTTGAAGGTGTTTCTAGGTGTTACACTGTACATCCTAGGGAATATGTAGAAAAGATGCTATCTACGCCGTTATTTTACCCATTCATTATTCAGCTAAACACTAAATCTAACGATACATTTGATAGCTCACTGAATGGTACGAACGACCAAAAACATAAGAAAATTGTTGCATATTTTGAGATTCACGTGATTCCTCATTTGGGTCGTTTGTTTGATTCTCGTCTGGAACGGGTTATTGTGGATCCAGAGTATCGCAACCTGGGAATTTTTAGTGAACTACTAAATTTCACGGTTAGATTTTGCACTTCTGTGCTAAAATGTAACCGAATTGACTTGACATCTGAAAATCCAATAGCTATCAGAATGTATGAAAAAATCGGCTTTGAGAAGGTGGAttcaaatgtgtatagAAAGTATTTATAG
- a CDS encoding conserved hypothetical protein (encoded by transcript BEWA_042910A), whose protein sequence is MSAKLYSCLIVAYTFLYFYGTNFVTSYQECEGKHECINNSECVKIDASGESHNLCICKPGFIGWNCSIPLDYCNKHCKPLKKGISCQQTLCNQGQFFLYSTLMFKGQCINLESEPFYRCDCGAFYKGENCEIEDNPCSSELNNPCSHGDCEFVRGTNQVNCHCHPGWTTNPNQTTVKYTWNGTDVFISPPCIEEVKRGITGSAPSLGLNAKVLWYMVLVLSTITFLWLLSSTLYDCFGRRNRQEES, encoded by the exons ATGTCAGCAAAGCTCTACAGCTGTTTAATTGTTGCCTATACGTTTCTTTACTTCTATGGAACAAATTTTGTTACTTCTTACCAGGAATGTGAAGGGAAACATGAATGTATCAATAATTCTGAGTGTGTAAAGATTGATGCATCTGGAGAATCCCATAATCTTTGTATTTGTAAACCCGGCTTTATTGGTTGGAATTGTTCAATCCCTCTAGATTATTGTAATAAGCATTGTAAACCCCTTAAGAAAGGTATTTCATGCCAACAAACACTTTGCAACCAAGGTCAGTTTTTCCTATACTCCACACTCATGTTTAAAGGTCAATGTATCAATCTAGAAAGCGAACCTTTTTATAGATGTGACTGCGGAGCCTTCTACAAGGGAGAAAATTGTGAAATAGAAGATAATCCCTGCAGTTCAGAACTCAATAATCCCTGTAGTCACGGTGATTGCGAATTCGTAAGGGGTACAAATCAAGTGAACTGCCACTGCCATCCAGGGTGGACAACTAATCCAAATCAGACAACAGTTAAATATACGTGGAATGGCACAGATGTGTTCATATCACCTCCATGCATAG AAGAAGTTAAAAGAGGTATAACTGGAAGCGCCCCCTCACTTGGATTGA ATGCAAAGGTACTATGGTATATGGTGTTAGTGTTGTCTACAATAACATTTCTCTGGTTACTATCATCAACACTCTACGATTGTTTTGGAAGACGAAATAGACAAGAAGAGTCATAA
- a CDS encoding hypothetical protein (encoded by transcript BEWA_042900A): protein MESIDSRLLYLDIPVNSEAEEDFMKNSVSSSSSRTSVTKFKSACLNFRVKTFTSKQECTVVTNFNDSGFFDTLWFAEFRRPVDFFSFHKQLVDAVESLSPDPRNDPTISSDNVSADKTIDAIGNYDINIKDYADIYKQHGVSECEFSIRKSFHFDDIAKHSPFRFGPNLRSISAANEVTDHINSDFINHCYKHLNKFLNSKVTTKLHERSKQTRTRKALENISSVMNRITNQELSKLYSTNPVKCENYGYMLSIYYKQFLRVMYDKINQNLCKAYIAGRQCMNRMRNYESLVTYYKNSVNIST, encoded by the exons ATGGAAAGTATTGACTCCAGGCTTTTGTATCTGGATATTCCCGTTAATTCTGAAGCGGAGGAAGATTTTATGAAAAATTCAGTGTCgtccagtagtagtagaacGTCTGTTACAAAGTTTAAATCAGCATGCCTAAATTTTAGAGTAAAAACCTTCACATCTAAACAGGAGTGTACTGTAGTAACTAATTTCAATGACagtggattttttgataCATTATGGTTTGCTGAGTTCAGGAGGCCTGTGGAtttcttttcatttcaTAAGCAATTGGTTGATGCTGTTGAATCGCTTAGCCCTGACCCAAGGAATGATCCCACGATATCTTCTGACAATGTTTCCGCGGATAAAACCATAGATGCTATCGGAAATTACgatataaatataaaagaTTACGCAGATATTTATAAGCAACATGGTGTTTCTGAATGTGAATTTTCAATACGAAAGAGTTTCCACTTTGATGATATTGCCAAACACTCTCCCTTTAGATTTGGGCCTAATTTACGTTCTATTTCCGCTGCAAATGAGGTCACTGATCATATTAATAGTGATTTTATAAACCACTGTTATAAGCATCTtaacaaatttttaaattcaaaGGTTACAACTAAGCTTCATGAACGATCAAAGCAGACAAGGACTCGTAAAGCTCTGGAGAATATATCTTCGGTTATGAATCGTATAACAAATCAGGAATTATCAAAGCTTTATTCAACTAATCCAGTGAAATGCGAAAACTATGGCTATATGCTCTCCATATACTATAAACAGTTCTTAAGAGTTATGTATGATAAG ataaatcaaaatttgtgCAAGGCATACATAGCAGGAAGACAATGTATGAATCGCATGAGAAATTACGAGAGTTTGGTGACATATTACAAAAACAGTGTGAATATCTCAACATAA
- a CDS encoding oxidoreductase NAD-binding domain containing protein (encoded by transcript BEWA_042890A), whose translation MPRLLHFIALLWNLTQSFSFISRGKDGNQRHISPLRSSVTPSLAKSRYTTKEPLQCVIRSVKQVGSNGFDREFYHIVIDSMGKYAYTDGEYCGIIPPGISEKTNRRHTPRSYSLAPLLDGDGDDTSCFSICVRTTICKDDSPHSSSMKGICSTFLSRSEPGTPVSVTGPFGKNLTLSPDDLHNNLIFVATGTGISPFRGFLRTLEKKSKNKDPNSLGRILLFFGVQNYSTYIYRSELEKYVDLFNGRFMIIPCFSRHSVASERGYVQDNILKSKDLIASMAETSKDKKCSIFICGRKGMEVPVREALSTAFGNLPNRDSLLNNIKIEVYQ comes from the exons TAATCAGAGGCATATATCTCCTTTGAGGTCTTCTGTTACACCCTC GCTAGCAAAATCACGATATACGACAAAAGAACCTTTACAATGTGTAATACGGTCGGTAAAACAAGTCGGTTCTAATGGTTTTGACCGAGAATTTTATCATATTGTGATTGATAGCATGGGCAAATATGCCTACACAGATGGAGAGTATTGTGGAATTATACCTCCAG GAATTTCGGAAAAAACAAACAGAAGGCATACTCCAAGATCGTATTCACTAGCCCCGTTACTTGATGGAGACGGCGATGACACATCCTGTTTTTCGATCTGCGTACGCACTACGATTTGCAAAGATGATTCACCGCATTCAAGTTCAATGAAGGGAATCTGTTCGACGTTTCTATCCCGTTCGGAACCGGGCACACCCGTTAGCGTTACAGGCCCTTTCGGAAAAAATTTAACGCTAAGCCCAGACGATTTACACAATAATCTTATATTTGTGGCTACAGGAACTGGAATTTCACCATTTAGAGGATTTCTAAGAACACTTGAGAAGAAGTCAAAAAACAAAGATCCAAACTCCCTTGGACGAATTTTACTATTCTTTGGCGTCCAGAATTACTCAACATACATATATAGAAGTGAATTGGAAAAGTATGTAGATCTTTTCAATGGAAGATTTATGATAATTCCATGCTTTTCAAGGCATTCAGTGGCCTCAGAAAGAGGATATGTCCAGGACAACATCCTAAAAAGTAAGGATCTAATAGCTTCTATGGCCGAAACTAGTAAGgataaaaaatgtagtattTTTATTTGCGGTAGAAAGGGCATGGAAGTTCCAGTAAGAGAAGCCCTCTCCACAGCATTTGGAAACTTGCCAAATAGAGATAGTTTACTGAATAATATAAAGATTGAAGTTTATCAATGA